Sequence from the uncultured Flavobacterium sp. genome:
CATCCATTAAAAGGAAACAACGATTTACTATCCATAACACAACCACAAGCAATTCGCGATGTCCACGCCGCTTATTATGAAGCGGGTGCAGACATCGTAGAAACCAACACATTTTCAGGAACCACAATTGGTATGGCCGATTATTTCCTGGAAGAATTGGTTTATGAACTAAACTACGAATCGGCTAAAATCGCAAGAGAAGTGGCCGATGAATTTACAGCCAAAAATCCAGACAAACCACGTTTTGTAGCCGGTTCAATTGGTCCAACAAACCGTACAGCAAGTATGTCACCAGATGTAAACGATCCGGGTTACAGAGCCGTAACATTTGACGATTTACGAATTGCGTACAAACAACAAGTAGAAGCCTTAATGGATGGAGGTTGCGATTTACTTTTGGTAGAAACAATCTTTGATACTTTAAACGCAAAAGCAGCACTTTTTGCAATTGAAGAAGTAAAAGACGAACGTAATCTTGATATTCCAATTATGGTTTCAGGAACGATTACAGATGCTTCAGGAAGAACACTTTCTGGGCAAACGGTTGAAGCGTTTTTGATTTCAGTATCACATATTCCATTATTGAGTGTAGGATTCAATTGTGCTCTTGGAGCCGATTTGTTGAAACCGTATTTAAAAACATTAGCACAACATACAAGTTTTAATGTTTCGGCACATCCAAATGCAG
This genomic interval carries:
- a CDS encoding homocysteine S-methyltransferase family protein, with translation MSITIQEAIKKNILILDGAMGTMLQRYNFSEEDFRGERFKDFPHPLKGNNDLLSITQPQAIRDVHAAYYEAGADIVETNTFSGTTIGMADYFLEELVYELNYESAKIAREVADEFTAKNPDKPRFVAGSIGPTNRTASMSPDVNDPGYRAVTFDDLRIAYKQQVEALMDGGCDLLLVETIFDTLNAKAALFAIEEVKDERNLDIPIMVSGTITDASGRTLSGQTVEAFLISVSHIPLLSVGFNCALGADLLKPYLKTLAQHTSFNVSAHPNAGLPNAFGQYDETPEQTQALIKEYLDDNLINIIGGCCGTTPDHIRLIAEVAKDYKPRVAPVFA